CCCGGTGGTCACCACCCGGGACCTGCCGAAGACGTACAAGCGGGCCGGCCTGGCCGCGCTGGCCATGGTGGCGGCGGCCGTCGCCGCGTTCGTCGGAGGTTCATCGTGAGTCCGGACCGCGCCCCCGTGGGCGCCCTGTTCCGCCGCTTCCGCGAGCGGCTCGCCGCCGAGGGCCCCGACCGCCTCGGCGGTCCGGGGCCACGCACCGGACACGGGTCGAAGGTGAACCCGGGCGGCGGCACGAACGGCAGCCGGGCGGCCGGGCCGGAGACGGGCGGCCCGAACGGCACCCCGTTGAGTGGAACGGGGACGGCTGCACCGGGGAGCGGCAGCCCGGCGACCGGCACCGGGGCGGGCGTGGCCCGGACCGACTCCGGAGCGGCGGAGGTCCGGCTGGCCCCGCATCCGCCCCGCGACGTCGAGCCGGTGGAGCGGCCGCGCCGGCGGGGCCGCAAGGGCGGCGGCGGGGAGCAGCTCACCGTCCCGCCCGCCGAGTTCACCTCCTACTACGGGCGACCCATCCTCAAGGCCCCGGTGTGGAAGTGGGACATCGCCGCGTATCTGTTCACCGGGGGTCTGGCCGCCGGTTCGTCCATACTGGCCGCCGGCGGGCAGCTCACCGGGCGGCCGGCGCTGCGCCGGGCCGGCCGGGTCAGCTCCCTGGCCGCGGTCGGCGCCAGCGCGTACTTCCTGGTCAACGACCTCGGCAAGCCGAGCCGGTTCCACCACATGCTGCGGGTGGCGAAGCTGACCTCGCCGATGTCGGTGGGCACCTGGATCCTCACCACCTTCGGCCCGGCCGCCGGCCTGGCCGCGGTCGCCGAGGCCGCGCCCTGGCTGCCCGAACGCGGGCTGCTCGGGCTGGGCCGGCGGCTGCTGCCCCCGGTCGGGCACGCCGCCGGGCTGGTCGCCGCGGTCACCGCGCCGGCCCTCGCCACGTACACCGGGGTGCTGCTCGCCGACACGGCGGTGCCGTCCTGGCACGAGGCGTACCCGGAACTGCCGACCATCTTCGCGGGCAGCGCCCTGGCCAGCGGCGCCGGCGTGGGGCTGCTCGCCGCGCCGCCGGCGCAGGCCGGCCCGGCGCGCCGCCTCGCAGTGGCCGGCGCGGCCCTGGAGCTGTGGGGTTCGCACCGGGTGGAGAACCGGCTCGGCCTGCTCAGCGAGCCGTACGCGACCGGCACCGCCGGCCGGCTGCTGCGCGCCGGTCGGGCGCTGACCGCCGCCGGAGTGGCCGGCGCGCTGGTCGGCCGGCGCAGCCGGGCCGTCTCCGCGCTCTCCGGCGGGGCGCTGCTGGCCGCCGCCGTCTGCACCCGGTTCGGCATCTTCCACGGTGGCGTCGCCTCCGCGAAGGACCCCCGGTACACCGTGGTGCCGCAGCGGGAGCGGGCCGACCGGCGGGTGGCCGCGGGGGACTGACCCGTCGCCGCGCTTCCGACGGATCTCTGTGGTTGACTGCTGCGTGGAGGCGTTCAGGCGGCTGGTGCCCCTCCCGGTCTTCAAAACCGGTGTGGTCCGGGACCCGGGCCAGGCGGGTTCGATTCCCGTCCGTCTCCGCCAAAGCAGGCGCAGGGAATTTCCTGCCAGGCAGGCGCAGGGAGTTGACGCATGCCCGACGGCACGGCCGATCCGCGTCGGCGGGTGCCGCGCACCGACGCGCTGCTCGCCGACCCGGCGTTCACCGCCGCCGCCGGCACGCTCGGCCGCGACCGGGTCAAGGCCGCGATCGTCCGCGCGCAGCAGCGCGCCCGCTGCGGCGACATCACCCCCGAGGAGGTACGCGACGTCGCGCTGGCCGACCTGCCGGCGCCCGCGCCCCGGCCGGTGCTGAACGCCACCGGCGTGGTGCTGCACACCAACCTCGGTCGGGCGCCGCTGTCGGCCGCCGCGGTCGAGGCCCTCGTGGCCGCCGCGGGGCACACCGACGTGGAACTGGACCTGCGCACCGGCCGGCGGGCCCGGCGCGGCCGGGACACCCTGGACGCGCTCGCCGCCGCCGTGCCCGACGCGGCGGCCGTGCACGTGGTCAACAACGGCGCCGCCGCGCTGGTGCTCGCCGCCACCGCCCTCGCCGCCGACGCGGAGATCGTGGTCAGCCGTGGTGAGCTGGTCGAGATCGGCGACGGGTTCCGCCTGCCCGACCTGCTGGAGAGCACCGGCGCTCGGCTGCGCGAGGTGGGCACCACCAACCGCACCACCCGCGCCGACTACGCCGCGGCGATCGGCCCGCGCACCGCCTTCGTGCTCAAGGTGCACCCGTCGAACTTCGTGGTCACCGGCTTCACCTCGGCAGTGCCGGTGCGGGAGCTGGCCACCCTCGGCGTGCCGGTGGTGGCCGACATCGGTTCCGGGCTGCTCGCCCCCGATCCGCTGCTGCCCGACGAGCCGGACGCCGCCAGCACCCTGCGCGCCGGCGCCGCGCTGGTGACCGCCAGCGGCGACAAGCTCCTCGGCGGTCCGCAGGCCGGGCTGCTGTTCGGCGACGGCGACCTGGTCGAGCGGCTGCGCCGGCATCCCCTGGCCCGGGCCCTGCGGGTGGACAAGCTCACTCTGGCCGCCCTCGCCGCCACCCTGCACGCCCCGACCACCCCGACCCGGGACGCCCTGCACGCCGACCCGGCCGTGCTGCACGAGCGTGCCGAGCGGCTGCGCGACCAGCTCGGCGCCGACGGCCGCAAGGCCGAGGTCGTGCCCTGCGCTGCCGTGGTCGGCGGCGGCGGCGCCCCCGGCGTCGAACTCGAGTCGTGGGCGCTGAGCCTGCCCGAGCGGTACGCCGAGCCGCTGCGCACCGGCGAGCCGCCGGTGCTCGGCCGGGTGCTGCACGGCCGCCTCCTGCTCGACCTGCGCTGCGTGCCGGCCGACGCGGACCCGGCGATCCGGGCGGCCGTCCTGCGGGTGGGCGACTGACGTGTGGGTCGTCGCCACCGCCGGACACGTCGACCACGGCAAGTCCACCCTGGTCCGGGCGCTCACCGGGATGGAACCCGACCGCTGGGCCGAGGAACGCCGCCGGGGCATGACCATCGACCTGGGTTTCGCCTGGACCACGCTGCCCTCCGGCGGCACCATCGCCTTCGTCGACGTGCCCGGGCACGAGCGGTTCGTGCCGAACATGCTCGCCGGGGTCGGGCCGGCGCCGGCCGCGCTGATCGTGGTCGCCGCCGACGAGGGCTGGATGCCGCAGTCCGCCGAGCACCTGGCCGCGCTGCACGCGCTCGGGGTGTCGTACGGCCTGCTGGCGGTGACCCGCGCGGACCTCGCCGACCCGGGACCGGCGCTGGCGCAGGCCCGGGCGGAGATCGCGGCCACGTCCCTGGGCGAGGTGGCGGCGGTGGCGGTCAGCGGCGTGACCGGCGCCGGCCTGCCCGACCTGCGGGCCGCCCTGGACCGCCTGGTCGCCCGGCTGCCCGCCCCGGCGCTCGACGCCCCGGTCCGGCTCTGGGTGGACCGCTCGTTCACGATCAGGGGCAGCGGCACCGTGGTCACTGGCACCCTGGGCGGCGGTCGGCTGCGCGTCGGCGACCAGCTCGAACTCGCCGCCACCGGCGAACCGGTCCGGGTCCGCGGCCTGCACTCGCTGAACGCCGCGCAGCAGCGGGTGGACGCGGTGGCCCGGGTGGCGGTGAACCTGCGCGGGGTCTCCCGGGACCGGATCGCCCGCGGCGACGCGCTGCTCAGCCCCGGCCGGTTCCGGCCGACCGACCTGCTGGACGTGCGGCTCGCCGGCGACCCGGCCGGCGACCTGCCGGCCACCCTCACCCTGCACGTCGGCTCGGCCGCGGTGCCTGCCCGGGTACGGCCGCTTGGCCCCGACACGGTCCGGCTGCGGCTGGCCCGTCCGCTGCCGCTGCTGATCGGCGACCGGGCGCTGCTGCGCGACCCGGGCCGGCACCACGTCGCCGGTGGGGTGACCGTGCTGGACGTGGCCCCGCCGCCGCTGCGCCGGCGCGGCGCGGCGGCGGCCCGGGCGGCGGTCCTGGCCGGGCTGGACGGCCGGCCCGACCTCGCCGGGGAGCTGCGCCGCCGGGCCCTGGTCCGAGCCGGCGAGCTGACCCGGATGGGCGTGCCGGTCACCGTCGCGCCGGTGGCCGGGGACTGGCTGGCCGACCCGGAGCACTGGCGCCGCCTCGGCGTCCGGCTCACCGAGGAGGTCGCCCGGTACGCGGCGGAACATCCCCTCGAACCCGGCGTGCCGGTGGACGTGCTGCGCCAGCGCCTCGCCCTGCCCGACCGGGCCCTGGTGGAGGCGCTGCTCCGGCCGCCGCTGCGGCTGCGCGCCGGCCGGGTCACCGCGGCGGCGGTCGACGCGCTGCCGGAGCCGGTCGCCCGGGCCGTCGACCGGGTCCGCGCCGAGTACGGCGAACGCCCCTTCCAGGCCCCCGAGACGCACCGCCTCGCCGACCTGGGGCTCGGCCCCCGGGAGATCGGCGCGGCCGTGCGGGCCGGCGCCCTGCTCAAGCTCGCCGACAACGTGGTGCTGCTCCCCGGTGCGCTCGACGACGCGGTACGGGTCCTCGCGCGCCTGCCGCAGCCGTTCACCCTCAGCGCCGCCCGGCAGGCCCTGGACACCACCCGCCGGGTCGCCGTGCCGCTGCTGGAGCTGCTCGACCGGCGGGGCGCCACCCGCCGGCTGCCCGACGACGCCCGTGAGGTGGTCGCCCCGCCGAGCTGACCGGCGCGGACGAAGACGACCCGTCCGACCGGCGCGGTCGCCTACCGTGACGCCATGGACCCTTCGGCGGTCTGGCGGGACAAGCAGCACCGGTGGCGGATCGAGGCGTACCGGGCGCCGGACCTGCGTTTCGCCATCTTCGCCACCAACGGCACCACCGAGTCGGCGCCGCTGTGGTTGTTCGGGATGGCCGCGCTGGCCCGGTGGCTGATGACCCACGCCATCTCCCTGGACGACCTGGAGAACGACTGACCGGGTGCCCCGGCGGGCGTGCGGTGGAGCGGGAGGGGGTGTGATGGCCGGTCAGCTCGCCCTGGTGGCCGTCCTGGTCCTGGTGAACGCGGCGCTCTCCGGCAGCGAGATGGCGCTGGTGACGCTCCGCGAGGGGCAGCTGCGGCGGCTGGGCCGCGCCGGTCGTACCGGCGGGCGGCTGGTCCGCCTGGCCCGGGAGCCGAACCGCTACCTGGCCACCATCCAGCTCGGCATCACCCTGGCCGGCTTCCTCGCCTCGGCGGCGGCCGCGGTGTCGCTGGCCGAGCCGCTGGTCGGGCCGCTGGCCTTCCTCGGCGGCGCGGCGCACGCGGTGGCCGTGCTGCTCGTGACGGTGGCGCTGACCTTCGTCACCCTCGTCGTCGGCGAGCTGGCGCCGAAGCGGCTGGCGATGCAGTGGGCGGAGCGCTGGGCGCTGCTCAGCGCCGCCCCGCTGGACCTGCTGGGCCGGCTGTCCCGGCCGGCGGTGTGGCTGCTCAGCCGCAGCACCGACCTGCTGGTCCGGCTCGCCGGTGGGGACCCGCGGGCCGGCCGGGAGGAGGTGACCGAGGAGGAGTTGCGCGAGATGCTGGTCAGCCAGCGGGGTCTGTCCGCGCAGCAGCGGGAGATCCTGTCCGGGGCGTTCGACATCGCCGGCCGGACGCTGCGGGAGATCCTGGTCCCGCGCCGGGACGTGACGGTCGTGCCGGCGTCGGTGCCGGCCCCGGAGGCGATGCGGCAACTGGCGGCCGCCGGCCGGTCCCGGGCCCCGGTGGTCGGGCCGGGCGGCCTGGACGACGTGTGCGGCGTACTGCACATCCGCGACCTGGTCGACGCCGGTGACGCCACCGCCGGCGAGCGGGCCCGGCCGCCGTTGCTGCTCCCCGGGACGCTTCCGGTCGCCGACGCGATGCGCCAGTTCCGCCAGCGTCACGAGCAGATCGCCCTGGTGGTCGACGAGCACGGCGGGGTCGACGGCCTGGTGACCATGGAGGACCTGCTCGAGGAGGTGGTCGGCGAGCTGTACGACGAGACCGACCGGGACGTGCGCGGGGTGGTCCGGGAGCCGGACGGCGCGCTGCTGCTCTCCGGCGACTTCCCGCTGCACGACCTGCCGGACGTCGGGGTGCGGCTGACCTTCCCGCTGTCGCGGGACTACACCACGGTCGCCGGCCTGGTGCTGGCCCGGCTGGGGCGGGTGCCCGACGGGCCGGGGGAGAAGGTCCGCCTGCCCGGGCTCACCATCACGGTGCTCGAGGTGACCGACCGGGCGGTCCGCCGGGTGCGGCTGCGGGGTCCCGCCGCCGGCTGCCGACCGGAGTGACCCGGACGGGGGAACCGACCCCGAAACGGCACACGAGGGGCGGCGGGCGCCCGTACCGTCCGGGACGTGAAGGACCGAGGAATGCGGACGTTCCTGGCGGTACTCGCCGGGTTCGCGGTGATCTACTTCGCCGTCACCGGCCACCGGGGCACCGGCGAGGGTAGCGGTGTCTCCGGCGGCGTCGTGCTGCTCGCCCTGTTGGCGGCCGCGCTGGTATGGCATCTGACCAGGCCCCGCGACACGGCCGCCAAGTGAGGCTCAGCGGGCCGCCGCGCTCCGGCTGACCTCGCCCGCCGACTCCTCGCCCAGCGCCACCCGCACCAGCGCCGAGGCGAGCCGCCCGAAGTCGGCGTCGCCGACCAGGCCGGCCAGCCCGCCCGGGTTCGCCGGCAGCCCCAGCCGCTTCGCGCCGGCGAGGGCCCGCCGGTCGGCGTACGGGCGCACGTCCGGCCAGACCGTCTGCGCCTCGCGCAGGAAGATGTCCGCCCCGGTGGGGCCGATGCCCGGGAACTGGGTGAGCAGCCGGCGTAGCATCGACCGGTCGCCATCGGCCTCCCGGTGCATCCGGCGCAGGTCCCCGTGCCAGCGGTCCAGGCAGAGCCGGGCGCCGGTGCCCAGCATCGTGGCGGTCCGCTCGTCGTAGCGGCGGTAGTGCCCGCGGCCCAGCGCGTCCACCCGGTCCTGCCAGCTCGCCGCCTCCATGGCCTGCGGGGTCCGGTAGCCGGCCGCGAAGAGCTCGCGCGTGGCGGCGAGAGCCACCCCGGCCCGAATCCGGGTGCTCAGCAGCGTGGTGAGCACCAGCAGCTGGTACAGCGGCCCGGGGCGGTCGGCCAGTCGGATCCCGGCCTCCTCGGCGTACGTCCGGCCCTGCCGGTCCAGCAGCACCCGCGCCACGTTCCGGTCGTCCCGCATCCCGGGGGTGTACCCGTACCGCGTCGGCCCAGACCTTCGGCCGCGCCCCCGACCCGGAATGCGCTCGACGGCGGCGGGTAACCCGCACAGGTGCGCGGCCTACGCCGTGTGCCGTCCACCGGAAGGAGCAAGCCCGTGACGAACGTGCAGCAGCCCGAGATGCGCCGGAACGGGAACAACCCGACCGTCCAGGACAGCAAGGAGCCGGGCCCCGCCGGCGCACCGCGCAACCGTGGGACGTCCCAGGGAGACCGGGGGCGACCGACGCCGAAGGGGCAGGTCTCGCCGTACGGCCCGGCCGGCGCGCCGGTGGCTGACGACGAGAGCGACGACCGGGGCTAACGCCCCCGCCGGGATGGCGACCGCAGCCGGTTCCAGGTGGCTGCGGTCGCCATTCCGTATGCCAGGTGCGGGATGATGTCGGCCACCCAGTCCTTCGGTCGCCAGGTGCGGGGATTGGAGACGCCGAGCGCGGTGATCGAGCCGTCCGTGGTGGCCATGACGCCGCCGCCGAGCAGACCCGCGGCGAGCGGCAGCGGGATCCGACGGCGGGCGGCGAGGAGGCCGAAGGCGGCCCCGGCGGCGACGCCGGTGGCGTACCCGAGCACGGGGCCGAGGCCCGAGCGGCGGGTGGCCGCCCGGTCCTCGGGCCCGAGGTCGACGTGCGCCGCGCCGGCGAGCCGGCGGATGGTCTCCTCCGCGGTGCTGCTCGCCGGTCGGGCCCGCACCGCGATGTCGAGGTAGCCGACCACGTTCAAGGCGGCGCTGCCCACCGCGCCGGCGATCGCGCCGTCGACCAGGGGCGCGACTCTCACTTCGGGTCGCCCGGTTCGCGCTCACCCTTGGGGCCGAACGTCCGTTCCCCCCGGACGACGCCGCGTTGGCCGCGGTCGTCCTGGAGGATCCGGTTGGCGACCTGGTTGGCTTCCTTGTCCGCCGCCCGCCCGGACTGTTCGATCAGATCGCGCAGCCGCGCCCGTTCCTTGTCGTATGCGCTGCTGCCCGGCCGTGGTCCTGGCATCGCTGCCTCCTCGTGTCGGCGTGCCCGGCTCGTCTACCCGGCGGCGTCGGGGTCATTCGTGCCGGCGGCGCTCAGGCGGGGGAGCGGATCACGGCGACCGGGCACGCCGCGCGGTGCAGCACGCCGTGGCTGACCGACCCGAGCAGCAGTTCCCTGAGCTCGCCCCGGCCCTGGCTGCCGACCACCAGCAGTTGGGCCTCCCGGCTGGCCTCGGTGAGCGCGGCGACCGGCCGGGCATGGACCACCGCTCGGGTGACGGGCACCTCCGGGTACCGCTCGGTGAGCCCGGTGAGGGATTCGGCGAGCACCCGCTCCTCCTCGCCGCGCAGCTGGTTCTCCTCGTATACCAGGGGTTGCATGTCGCCCGGGCCCCCGGAGGCCGGGTGGGTGTAGGCGTGCACGGCGTGCAGCCGGGCGCCGCGCACCGCCGCCTCCTCGGCGGCGAACTCGACCGCGGCGCGGGACAGCGCCGAGCCGTCCACCCCGACCACCACCGGTCCGGCCGCGTGCTCCTCGCCCCGGCCCACCAGCACCGGGCAGTCCGCGTAGGAGGCCACCTGGATCGCCACCGAGCCGACCACCAGCGCGGCGAAGCCGCCCAGGCCGCGGTCGCCGAGCACGATCATCGTGGCGGTGGGGGACTCGCCGATCAGCACGGCGGAGGCCTCGCCGTCGATGATCTCCCCGGAGATTCGCAGCCCCGGCGCCGCCGCCTCCGCCGCGGCCACCGCCTCAGCCACCAGTTCCTGCGCCTGGCGCCGCAGTCCGCCGCCGGGTGGCCCTTCGGCGAGCTGGTTCACCGGTACGTGCAGCAGCG
The window above is part of the Micromonospora inositola genome. Proteins encoded here:
- a CDS encoding universal stress protein, translated to MNSANGAAVVVGVDGSEPALRAVRLAAAEAARRHRPLRVVHGFIWPLLHVPVNQLAEGPPGGGLRRQAQELVAEAVAAAEAAAPGLRISGEIIDGEASAVLIGESPTATMIVLGDRGLGGFAALVVGSVAIQVASYADCPVLVGRGEEHAAGPVVVGVDGSALSRAAVEFAAEEAAVRGARLHAVHAYTHPASGGPGDMQPLVYEENQLRGEEERVLAESLTGLTERYPEVPVTRAVVHARPVAALTEASREAQLLVVGSQGRGELRELLLGSVSHGVLHRAACPVAVIRSPA
- the selA gene encoding L-seryl-tRNA(Sec) selenium transferase, with the protein product MPDGTADPRRRVPRTDALLADPAFTAAAGTLGRDRVKAAIVRAQQRARCGDITPEEVRDVALADLPAPAPRPVLNATGVVLHTNLGRAPLSAAAVEALVAAAGHTDVELDLRTGRRARRGRDTLDALAAAVPDAAAVHVVNNGAAALVLAATALAADAEIVVSRGELVEIGDGFRLPDLLESTGARLREVGTTNRTTRADYAAAIGPRTAFVLKVHPSNFVVTGFTSAVPVRELATLGVPVVADIGSGLLAPDPLLPDEPDAASTLRAGAALVTASGDKLLGGPQAGLLFGDGDLVERLRRHPLARALRVDKLTLAALAATLHAPTTPTRDALHADPAVLHERAERLRDQLGADGRKAEVVPCAAVVGGGGAPGVELESWALSLPERYAEPLRTGEPPVLGRVLHGRLLLDLRCVPADADPAIRAAVLRVGD
- a CDS encoding HhH-GDP family DNA glycosylase, which produces MRDDRNVARVLLDRQGRTYAEEAGIRLADRPGPLYQLLVLTTLLSTRIRAGVALAATRELFAAGYRTPQAMEAASWQDRVDALGRGHYRRYDERTATMLGTGARLCLDRWHGDLRRMHREADGDRSMLRRLLTQFPGIGPTGADIFLREAQTVWPDVRPYADRRALAGAKRLGLPANPGGLAGLVGDADFGRLASALVRVALGEESAGEVSRSAAAR
- a CDS encoding hemolysin family protein, which produces MAGQLALVAVLVLVNAALSGSEMALVTLREGQLRRLGRAGRTGGRLVRLAREPNRYLATIQLGITLAGFLASAAAAVSLAEPLVGPLAFLGGAAHAVAVLLVTVALTFVTLVVGELAPKRLAMQWAERWALLSAAPLDLLGRLSRPAVWLLSRSTDLLVRLAGGDPRAGREEVTEEELREMLVSQRGLSAQQREILSGAFDIAGRTLREILVPRRDVTVVPASVPAPEAMRQLAAAGRSRAPVVGPGGLDDVCGVLHIRDLVDAGDATAGERARPPLLLPGTLPVADAMRQFRQRHEQIALVVDEHGGVDGLVTMEDLLEEVVGELYDETDRDVRGVVREPDGALLLSGDFPLHDLPDVGVRLTFPLSRDYTTVAGLVLARLGRVPDGPGEKVRLPGLTITVLEVTDRAVRRVRLRGPAAGCRPE
- the nrfD gene encoding NrfD/PsrC family molybdoenzyme membrane anchor subunit, which encodes MSPDRAPVGALFRRFRERLAAEGPDRLGGPGPRTGHGSKVNPGGGTNGSRAAGPETGGPNGTPLSGTGTAAPGSGSPATGTGAGVARTDSGAAEVRLAPHPPRDVEPVERPRRRGRKGGGGEQLTVPPAEFTSYYGRPILKAPVWKWDIAAYLFTGGLAAGSSILAAGGQLTGRPALRRAGRVSSLAAVGASAYFLVNDLGKPSRFHHMLRVAKLTSPMSVGTWILTTFGPAAGLAAVAEAAPWLPERGLLGLGRRLLPPVGHAAGLVAAVTAPALATYTGVLLADTAVPSWHEAYPELPTIFAGSALASGAGVGLLAAPPAQAGPARRLAVAGAALELWGSHRVENRLGLLSEPYATGTAGRLLRAGRALTAAGVAGALVGRRSRAVSALSGGALLAAAVCTRFGIFHGGVASAKDPRYTVVPQRERADRRVAAGD
- the selB gene encoding selenocysteine-specific translation elongation factor translates to MWVVATAGHVDHGKSTLVRALTGMEPDRWAEERRRGMTIDLGFAWTTLPSGGTIAFVDVPGHERFVPNMLAGVGPAPAALIVVAADEGWMPQSAEHLAALHALGVSYGLLAVTRADLADPGPALAQARAEIAATSLGEVAAVAVSGVTGAGLPDLRAALDRLVARLPAPALDAPVRLWVDRSFTIRGSGTVVTGTLGGGRLRVGDQLELAATGEPVRVRGLHSLNAAQQRVDAVARVAVNLRGVSRDRIARGDALLSPGRFRPTDLLDVRLAGDPAGDLPATLTLHVGSAAVPARVRPLGPDTVRLRLARPLPLLIGDRALLRDPGRHHVAGGVTVLDVAPPPLRRRGAAAARAAVLAGLDGRPDLAGELRRRALVRAGELTRMGVPVTVAPVAGDWLADPEHWRRLGVRLTEEVARYAAEHPLEPGVPVDVLRQRLALPDRALVEALLRPPLRLRAGRVTAAAVDALPEPVARAVDRVRAEYGERPFQAPETHRLADLGLGPREIGAAVRAGALLKLADNVVLLPGALDDAVRVLARLPQPFTLSAARQALDTTRRVAVPLLELLDRRGATRRLPDDAREVVAPPS
- a CDS encoding phosphatidylethanolamine-binding protein, which gives rise to MPGPRPGSSAYDKERARLRDLIEQSGRAADKEANQVANRILQDDRGQRGVVRGERTFGPKGEREPGDPK